GTCCCCCTTCGGGGGTCAACCGAAGGAGGGGGCCAGGGCAGAGGATGAGGCATGTCCCGTCTGCGCTCCGATTCCGCCCGTGTCGTCCAGTACTCCCGCTTCGGCGGTGCTGACGTGCTCGAGATCGCGGAGGTCGAGAGGCCGAGCCCCGGGAGGGGCGAGGTGCTCGTCGAGGTCCTCGCGGCCGGGGTGAACCACATGGAGGCGTTCATCCGGCAGGGGATGTTCGACTCCGACCACTCCGCCGTCTTCCCGATGCGGCAGGGCACCGACCTCGCCGGCAGGGTCGTCGCGCTCGGTGAGGGCGTCCACGATCTCAAGCTCCGGAGCGAGGTCGTCGGCCACGCGCTCGTCGGCTCGCACGCGACCCACGTCGTCGTGCCGCGCGAGAACCTCGTGATCAAGCCGGCCTCCGTGAGCTGGGAGGTGGGCGGCGCGCTGTTCCTCGCGGGCGTCACCGCCTGGCGCGCCCTCGAGGCCACCCGGGTGCGCGAGGGCGACACGGTCGTGGTGTCGGCCGCGGCCGGAGGCGTGGGGAGCCTCGAGATCCAGCTCGCGAAGCTCCGCGGAGCGACGGTGCTCGGCACGTGCGGTGAGCGCAACTTCGACTACCTCCGCCAGATCGGAGTGAAGCCGATCGTCTACGGCGACGGGATCGCCGACCGCATCCGCGCGGCCGCGCCCAACGGGGTGACGGTGTTCCTCGACAACTTCGGCGGCGACAACGCCGCGCTCGCCGAGGAGGTGGGCACCGAGCCCGGCCGCTTCCACTCGAGCGACGACCGCAAGGAGATCGAGCTGCGCGCCGTGTGGCCCGACGCTGAGACCGCGCGGCGCGACACCGAGATCCTCGGCGAGCTCGTGGCGCTGGTCGGCGCGCAGAAGCTGCGGGTGCTCGTCTCGGGCTTCTACCCGTTCGACCACATCGAGGACGCCTTCGACGACCTCGAGAAGCGGCACT
The genomic region above belongs to Rathayibacter sp. VKM Ac-2759 and contains:
- a CDS encoding NADP-dependent oxidoreductase, with protein sequence MSRLRSDSARVVQYSRFGGADVLEIAEVERPSPGRGEVLVEVLAAGVNHMEAFIRQGMFDSDHSAVFPMRQGTDLAGRVVALGEGVHDLKLRSEVVGHALVGSHATHVVVPRENLVIKPASVSWEVGGALFLAGVTAWRALEATRVREGDTVVVSAAAGGVGSLEIQLAKLRGATVLGTCGERNFDYLRQIGVKPIVYGDGIADRIRAAAPNGVTVFLDNFGGDNAALAEEVGTEPGRFHSSDDRKEIELRAVWPDAETARRDTEILGELVALVGAQKLRVLVSGFYPFDHIEDAFDDLEKRHSRGKIVIGMNPVDSARVTKARDVHESRA